From a single Cytophagales bacterium WSM2-2 genomic region:
- a CDS encoding threonylcarbamoyl-AMP synthase, with translation MAEIGKDIVKAKKLLEEGKLVAVPTETVYGLAGNALNSASVIKIFEAKNRPYFDPLIVHVPDTGAVKNYADEIPSDATLLMKEFWPGPLTLLLNKKNNIPDLVTSGLDRVGIRIPNHPITNELLKSLDFPLAAPSANPFGYVSPTRPEHVNEQLGDKIDYILDGGECKVGIESTIVGFENNKGVVYRVGGLSVEKIELIIGNVKVQTHSSSNPQAPGQLINHYAPLKQLKVGNIKKMLTEYTGRIGVLSFQTRYSSPQIIEQIILSTEGNLEEAAQKLFSALRQLDKSSAEIILTEEAPEFGLGRAINDRLRRASAKS, from the coding sequence ATGGCTGAGATAGGGAAAGATATTGTGAAGGCGAAAAAGCTTTTGGAGGAGGGTAAGTTAGTAGCTGTGCCAACGGAAACAGTCTATGGTCTGGCGGGGAATGCACTTAATTCCGCTTCAGTTATTAAAATCTTTGAAGCGAAAAACAGACCCTACTTCGATCCACTCATTGTTCATGTGCCTGACACTGGTGCTGTAAAAAACTATGCAGACGAAATTCCATCTGATGCCACCCTATTAATGAAGGAATTCTGGCCGGGGCCACTTACCCTTTTGCTGAATAAAAAAAATAATATTCCGGACCTCGTGACCTCAGGTCTTGATCGAGTGGGTATCAGGATTCCAAATCACCCGATTACGAATGAACTTTTAAAATCGCTGGATTTCCCGTTAGCGGCTCCAAGTGCCAACCCCTTTGGCTATGTAAGCCCAACCCGACCAGAACATGTAAATGAACAGTTGGGAGATAAAATTGACTACATCTTGGATGGTGGAGAATGCAAAGTTGGAATTGAGTCAACGATCGTTGGCTTCGAGAATAATAAAGGAGTGGTTTACCGTGTCGGAGGTCTCAGTGTTGAAAAAATCGAACTGATTATTGGCAATGTCAAAGTACAAACGCATTCTTCGTCCAATCCGCAGGCACCAGGGCAATTAATTAATCATTATGCTCCGCTCAAGCAACTCAAGGTTGGCAACATTAAAAAAATGCTGACGGAGTACACAGGACGAATTGGTGTGTTGTCCTTTCAGACAAGGTATTCATCTCCTCAGATTATAGAACAAATTATTTTATCAACTGAGGGCAACCTGGAGGAAGCTGCTCAAAAACTGTTTTCTGCTCTACGCCAGCTTGACAAGTCTTCTGCTGAGATCATACTGACGGAAGAAGCCCCTGAATTTGGCCTTGGCCGCGCTATCAACGATCGGCTCCGGCGGGCATCGGCCAAATCTTAA
- a CDS encoding AMP nucleosidase, translating to MKTKKEIVDNWLPRYTGVPLKDFGQYILLTNFDNYVRKFAEWHNVPVQGEDKAMLSATAEGITFINFGMGSPNAATIMDCLTAISPKACLFLGKCGGLKKKNALGDLILPIAAIRGEGTSNDYFPPEVPSLPAFALQKAISTTIRDYNQDYWTGTVYTTNRRVWEWDEDFKNYLIKVRAMAIDMETATIFSTAFYNEIPAGALLLVSDQPMEPQGVKTEASDKAVTSNFVDLHLKIGIDSLKQLINNGITVKHLQY from the coding sequence ATGAAGACGAAAAAAGAGATTGTAGACAATTGGTTGCCTCGTTACACAGGTGTGCCTTTAAAAGATTTTGGCCAATATATTTTGCTTACCAATTTCGACAATTATGTGCGGAAGTTTGCTGAATGGCATAACGTGCCTGTGCAAGGTGAAGACAAAGCGATGCTCAGCGCCACTGCTGAGGGAATCACGTTCATCAATTTCGGAATGGGTAGCCCCAATGCCGCTACTATCATGGATTGTCTTACTGCCATATCACCAAAGGCATGTTTATTTTTGGGCAAATGTGGTGGATTAAAAAAGAAAAACGCGCTTGGTGATCTGATTCTTCCGATTGCAGCCATTCGCGGAGAAGGAACTTCAAATGACTACTTCCCGCCTGAAGTACCATCGCTTCCGGCATTCGCATTGCAAAAAGCTATCTCGACAACCATTCGTGATTATAACCAGGACTACTGGACAGGAACAGTTTACACCACCAACCGCAGAGTATGGGAGTGGGACGAAGATTTTAAAAATTATCTCATCAAGGTTCGCGCCATGGCCATCGATATGGAGACTGCAACGATTTTTTCAACTGCATTCTATAATGAGATTCCTGCCGGAGCTCTACTCCTGGTATCGGATCAACCCATGGAACCCCAAGGTGTAAAAACAGAAGCGAGTGACAAGGCAGTTACCTCGAATTTTGTCGACCTTCATTTGAAAATAGGAATTGATTCACTAAAGCAGTTGATCAATAACGGAATCACTGTGAAGCATCTCCAGTACTAA
- a CDS encoding helicase: MERQADLEQYRQKVLVRSLHQRVKEGVTWYPVRLLRDYIGTGERVMIEIEKTSHFDNPHSFQSGKVVSFFTNASGKPNKQHVNGVINFVKENVMTITLNGDDLPDWIDDGSLGIDVMFDEMTYREMEYALRKVMEAEDNRLAELREILLGDVVGNPPLVAPKDQEPEASYLNESQRSAVKKIVEAPDVAFIHGPPGTGKTTTIVECIKRTVQTEGQVLVCAPSNAAVDLLVEKLALQGLNTLRIGHPARVTEQSLSKTLDARIAEHNHFDELRSLRRKLEQLRHQAGQFKRNYGHFEREQKRMAREQAKLLKSDADMLEFYIVNDLLNTSEVICCTLVGSSHPVLKGRKFKTVFIDEAGQALEPACWIPLLKSHRAIFAGDHFQLPPTIKSREAANQGLSRTLFEKGIEKFPGHSAMLQVQYRMHEAIMKFSSHYFYSDGLIAHDSVKHELLRSYEQPVEFVDTAGCGYTEKQDPETLSRFNEEEAELLIHQVEKIVESIGVSAWLDEKITMGIITPYSAQVDRLQHLAGGSEILEPIHRLVSINTVDAFQGQERDVIAISFVRSNEKSEVGFLADIRRTNVAMTRARKKLIMIGDSATLGAHPFYSTLMEFLQEDGFYKSAYAL, encoded by the coding sequence ATGGAGCGTCAGGCCGATCTCGAGCAATACAGGCAAAAGGTATTGGTTCGTTCACTTCATCAAAGAGTAAAGGAAGGAGTTACATGGTATCCAGTCCGGCTGCTTCGCGATTATATTGGTACAGGTGAACGAGTGATGATTGAAATCGAGAAGACAAGTCATTTCGACAATCCACATTCTTTTCAAAGTGGAAAAGTAGTGAGTTTCTTCACGAATGCTTCAGGTAAGCCAAATAAACAGCACGTCAACGGAGTGATAAACTTCGTAAAGGAAAATGTGATGACGATTACGCTGAATGGAGATGATTTACCCGACTGGATTGATGACGGCTCACTTGGTATTGACGTGATGTTTGATGAGATGACTTACCGGGAGATGGAATACGCCTTGCGGAAAGTAATGGAGGCAGAAGATAACCGGCTGGCGGAATTGAGAGAAATATTATTGGGTGATGTTGTAGGGAATCCACCATTAGTTGCTCCGAAAGACCAGGAACCTGAGGCAAGCTACTTGAATGAAAGCCAGCGATCAGCTGTAAAAAAGATTGTGGAGGCTCCGGATGTTGCCTTTATTCACGGCCCACCAGGAACCGGCAAAACAACCACTATCGTTGAGTGTATTAAGCGAACCGTGCAAACAGAAGGGCAGGTACTGGTCTGTGCACCAAGTAATGCAGCTGTGGATTTACTGGTGGAGAAGCTGGCACTTCAGGGACTGAACACATTGCGCATCGGGCATCCTGCACGTGTCACAGAACAATCACTAAGTAAAACACTCGATGCAAGAATTGCCGAACATAATCATTTTGATGAACTGCGATCATTGCGAAGAAAGCTGGAACAACTTCGGCACCAAGCTGGTCAATTCAAAAGAAATTATGGACATTTTGAAAGGGAGCAAAAGCGAATGGCACGAGAGCAGGCAAAGCTTCTGAAATCGGATGCTGACATGCTGGAATTTTACATTGTCAATGATCTCCTGAACACTTCAGAAGTAATCTGCTGCACACTAGTGGGTTCATCTCATCCTGTATTGAAAGGAAGAAAATTTAAGACGGTATTTATTGACGAAGCAGGTCAGGCATTGGAACCAGCCTGCTGGATTCCATTGCTTAAATCACATCGAGCCATTTTTGCAGGAGATCATTTCCAGCTTCCGCCTACCATTAAATCACGCGAAGCCGCGAACCAGGGATTGTCCCGAACACTTTTTGAAAAAGGAATTGAAAAATTTCCAGGTCATTCTGCCATGCTACAGGTGCAATACAGGATGCACGAGGCCATTATGAAATTCTCTTCACACTATTTTTATAGTGATGGATTGATTGCACATGATTCGGTGAAACACGAATTACTCCGTTCGTATGAACAGCCTGTGGAATTTGTCGATACTGCGGGCTGTGGATATACGGAAAAGCAAGACCCGGAGACTTTAAGCCGATTCAATGAAGAAGAAGCTGAATTGTTGATTCATCAGGTGGAGAAAATTGTTGAATCGATTGGTGTATCCGCATGGCTGGACGAGAAAATTACAATGGGAATTATTACTCCGTATAGCGCACAGGTCGACAGGCTTCAGCATTTGGCTGGAGGCTCGGAGATACTCGAGCCCATTCACCGGCTTGTCTCAATTAACACAGTCGATGCTTTCCAGGGACAAGAGCGTGATGTTATCGCCATCAGCTTCGTGCGCAGCAACGAGAAGAGCGAAGTTGGTTTCCTGGCAGACATACGAAGGACAAATGTGGCGATGACACGTGCCCGTAAGAAGCTAATTATGATTGGCGATAGCGCTACACTCGGAGCTCATCCATTCTATTCAACTTTGATGGAATTCTTGCAGGAGGACGGGTTTTATAAAAGCGCATATGCTTTGTAG
- a CDS encoding NUDIX hydrolase: protein MNRESLISSFRSYQTEFSEEEKFIPLFLELLQQDSCFHRTHLPGHITGSAWVVNHDRTKTVLVHHAKLNKWVQPGGHADGDENILRVAMREAEEETGLKRLQPTEGIFDVDVHLIPARKDFPEHFHYDIRFMIEADESEEIVVSEESHDVKWILLSELEKFTAERSVLRLKDKLRNG from the coding sequence GTGAATAGAGAATCACTGATCAGTTCTTTTCGTTCTTACCAGACTGAGTTTAGCGAAGAGGAAAAGTTTATTCCATTATTTTTAGAGTTGTTGCAGCAGGATTCGTGCTTTCATCGCACGCATTTGCCTGGTCACATTACCGGATCTGCCTGGGTGGTTAATCACGATCGGACGAAGACTGTACTCGTTCATCATGCCAAACTCAATAAGTGGGTTCAGCCGGGAGGCCATGCGGATGGAGATGAGAATATCTTGCGTGTTGCAATGCGCGAGGCCGAAGAAGAAACAGGCCTGAAACGACTTCAGCCTACAGAGGGCATATTTGATGTCGATGTCCATTTGATCCCGGCACGAAAAGATTTTCCGGAGCATTTTCACTACGACATCCGGTTCATGATTGAGGCCGATGAGTCGGAAGAAATTGTAGTCAGTGAAGAATCACATGACGTGAAATGGATTTTGCTAAGTGAATTAGAAAAGTTTACGGCAGAGCGATCGGTTTTACGATTGAAAGATAAACTGCGGAATGGCTGA
- the fabF_2 gene encoding 3-oxoacyl-[acyl-carrier-protein] synthase 2, whose product MKTIQARRVVVTGLGAITPIGNNVPDFWSNLISGKSGAGPITHFDTSKFKTRFACEVKGFEFDKYFDRPELRKMDKFTQFAMVAADEAIKDSLLDLEKIDKRKVGVIWGSGNGGFQTFQEQVIEFAKGDGTPRFNPFFIPKVIADIASGWISIKYGFMGPNFTTISACATSTTAIIDAFNYIRWGKANIIVTGGSEAAINEAGIGGFNASKALSTRNDDPLTASRPFDKDRDGFVMGEGAGALILEEYEHAIKRGAKIYAEVAGGGMSADAYHLTGTHPEGEGALLGMQEALDDADMKPSEIDYLNAHATSTPLGDISETKAMVRLFGSNPTHLNISATKSATGHLLGAAGAIEGIASILAVKNDIIPPTINTQNLDENIPASLNLTLGKAERKTVNAAMSNTFGFGGHNATAIFRKAT is encoded by the coding sequence ATGAAAACCATCCAGGCACGCAGAGTAGTAGTCACCGGCTTAGGCGCCATTACCCCTATCGGAAACAACGTGCCCGATTTCTGGAGCAATCTGATCAGCGGGAAAAGTGGTGCAGGTCCGATCACCCATTTTGACACTTCGAAATTCAAGACCAGGTTTGCTTGTGAAGTGAAAGGATTTGAGTTTGATAAATACTTCGATCGGCCAGAATTGCGAAAGATGGATAAGTTCACGCAATTCGCCATGGTTGCCGCAGACGAAGCTATCAAAGATTCATTGCTCGATCTTGAAAAAATTGATAAGCGAAAAGTGGGCGTCATTTGGGGATCGGGGAACGGTGGCTTTCAGACTTTCCAGGAGCAAGTGATTGAGTTTGCCAAAGGAGATGGCACTCCACGATTTAATCCATTCTTCATTCCCAAAGTTATTGCAGACATCGCATCAGGATGGATTTCAATCAAATATGGCTTCATGGGCCCGAACTTCACAACTATATCCGCTTGCGCCACGTCAACCACAGCAATCATTGATGCTTTCAATTATATACGATGGGGAAAAGCAAACATCATCGTTACGGGTGGTTCAGAGGCAGCTATCAACGAAGCAGGCATTGGTGGTTTCAACGCATCTAAAGCATTATCTACACGCAATGATGACCCGCTCACCGCTTCACGTCCTTTCGATAAAGACCGCGATGGATTTGTTATGGGTGAAGGAGCCGGAGCGTTGATCCTGGAGGAATATGAACACGCTATCAAACGGGGCGCAAAAATTTATGCCGAAGTGGCGGGTGGCGGAATGAGCGCAGACGCTTACCATCTCACAGGGACTCATCCCGAAGGCGAAGGGGCTTTGCTGGGAATGCAGGAAGCATTGGATGACGCTGATATGAAACCTTCTGAAATTGACTACCTGAATGCTCACGCCACCTCAACTCCTCTCGGTGATATTAGCGAGACAAAGGCAATGGTCAGACTTTTCGGAAGTAATCCAACGCACTTGAATATCAGCGCCACTAAATCCGCCACAGGCCATTTGCTCGGAGCAGCAGGGGCTATCGAGGGCATTGCATCTATCCTTGCCGTTAAGAACGACATCATCCCTCCTACGATCAATACTCAAAACTTAGACGAAAATATTCCCGCCTCACTCAATCTTACTTTAGGAAAGGCCGAGCGCAAAACGGTGAATGCTGCCATGAGCAATACCTTCGGGTTTGGAGGGCACAATGCGACTGCTATTTTCAGGAAGGCTACTTAA
- the dnaN gene encoding DNA polymerase III subunit beta — MKFIVNSSYLLKQLSHINGVITTNPVVPILENFLFEIDKSKLTVTASDLQTSMITEINIESKEKGSIAVPAKILLETLKNLPDQPVTFSIDEATYSIEISSDNGRYKLAGENATDFPKVPSVSNDFSANISTEVLARAINNTIFATSSDELRPAMTGVYVNLGDKNTTFVATDGHRLVRYRRTDIKSENGNTIIIPRKALNLLKATLPTENTDVSIDFNMSNAFFRFGNIRMICRLIDERFPDYENVIPTTNPIKMTISRTDLLGSLKRISIYANKTTHQVRLKITGSELQVSAEDLDFSNEANERLSCEHEGEDIEIGFNARFLIEMLSNLDTDQIKLNMSAANKAGVIFPAEKEKGEDILMLVMPVMLNQYA; from the coding sequence ATGAAGTTCATCGTCAATTCCAGCTATTTGTTGAAACAGCTCTCGCACATCAATGGCGTAATTACAACCAACCCGGTTGTTCCGATACTTGAAAACTTCCTTTTTGAAATAGATAAAAGCAAGCTCACTGTTACCGCTTCCGATCTTCAGACATCCATGATCACCGAGATCAATATAGAGTCTAAAGAGAAAGGCAGTATTGCTGTTCCTGCAAAGATTCTTTTAGAGACGCTGAAAAATCTTCCTGATCAGCCGGTGACTTTTTCCATCGATGAGGCTACTTACAGCATTGAGATCAGCTCCGATAACGGACGTTATAAACTGGCAGGTGAAAATGCTACCGACTTCCCGAAGGTTCCATCTGTATCTAACGATTTCTCAGCCAATATTTCAACAGAGGTTTTAGCTCGCGCAATCAACAATACCATTTTTGCAACTAGCAGTGACGAGCTCCGTCCTGCGATGACAGGTGTGTACGTCAACCTGGGAGACAAGAATACAACTTTCGTAGCCACTGACGGACATCGGCTTGTACGTTACCGCAGAACAGATATCAAATCAGAAAACGGCAACACAATTATAATTCCACGCAAAGCGTTGAATTTGTTGAAGGCTACATTGCCAACAGAAAATACCGATGTGAGCATTGACTTCAATATGAGCAATGCGTTTTTCCGTTTTGGAAACATCCGGATGATCTGCCGCCTGATTGATGAGCGTTTCCCCGATTATGAAAATGTAATCCCTACTACAAATCCAATCAAAATGACCATCAGTCGCACTGACTTGTTGGGATCATTGAAACGGATTTCAATCTACGCAAACAAGACAACACATCAGGTTCGTTTGAAAATCACTGGAAGTGAACTTCAGGTTTCTGCCGAAGATTTGGATTTCTCTAATGAGGCAAACGAAAGGCTCTCGTGTGAGCACGAAGGCGAAGACATCGAAATCGGCTTTAATGCCCGCTTCCTGATTGAGATGCTGAGCAACCTTGATACAGATCAAATCAAATTGAATATGTCTGCCGCTAATAAGGCAGGAGTGATTTTCCCAGCAGAAAAAGAAAAAGGTGAAGACATCCTGATGCTGGTGATGCCAGTGATGCTGAACCAGTACGCTTAA
- a CDS encoding TetR family transcriptional regulator, with amino-acid sequence MTTRDQIIELTDTLVRDLGYNAFSFYDISKKLKIKNASIHYYFPTKTDLGLALLETHTERLHHLQESVSAKDSTMKIKAFLSIYNVIHKEGRVCLVGSLATDLKTVDTKLAKALKIFAGEILEWVTSILEEGKKNKTFTFTEAPRTKALMVITNMLAAVQLTRLTNDRDFLTIRENVLSGIVNQ; translated from the coding sequence ATGACCACCCGTGATCAAATTATCGAACTGACCGACACGCTAGTCCGCGACCTGGGGTACAATGCCTTTAGTTTCTACGACATTTCAAAAAAACTGAAGATCAAAAACGCTTCGATACATTATTACTTCCCGACTAAAACCGATTTAGGGCTGGCCTTACTTGAAACTCACACCGAAAGGTTACATCACCTGCAAGAATCTGTATCGGCGAAAGATTCCACGATGAAGATTAAAGCCTTTCTTTCTATTTACAATGTCATTCACAAAGAAGGCCGGGTGTGCCTGGTCGGATCGCTGGCTACAGACCTGAAAACAGTGGATACAAAACTTGCCAAAGCCTTGAAAATTTTTGCGGGTGAAATTCTCGAATGGGTTACTTCCATTTTGGAAGAAGGAAAAAAGAATAAAACATTCACTTTTACTGAGGCACCCCGAACAAAAGCCCTGATGGTCATCACGAATATGCTGGCAGCTGTGCAGCTCACGAGACTAACCAACGATCGCGATTTCTTAACAATAAGGGAAAATGTCCTGTCTGGAATCGTGAATCAATAG
- the cobB gene encoding NAD-dependent protein deacylase: MPKKIVALTGAGISAESGLATFRDSGGLWEGHRVEDVATPEAWKRNPTMVLDFYNQRRKSALEVKPNRGHEVLAELQRDFDVTIVTQNVDDLHERAGSTNVIHLHGSLFESRSTLDPSLVYKIKDWELNMGDKCERGSQLRPNIVWFGEMVPLIEVAAHFAATADIFLVVGTSMAVYPAAGLINYVDTNIPKYIVDPKIPEVAPMPNLHLIPEKASAGMEKVRADLLKLKI, encoded by the coding sequence ATGCCAAAAAAAATTGTTGCCCTAACGGGGGCTGGGATAAGTGCCGAAAGTGGCCTTGCTACTTTTCGGGACTCCGGAGGCTTATGGGAAGGGCACCGTGTAGAGGATGTCGCGACTCCGGAAGCATGGAAGAGAAACCCGACAATGGTCCTCGATTTTTATAACCAGCGAAGGAAGAGCGCACTTGAAGTAAAGCCGAATCGCGGCCATGAAGTATTGGCAGAATTGCAAAGGGATTTTGATGTTACGATTGTTACTCAAAATGTAGACGATCTCCACGAACGAGCAGGATCAACAAATGTGATTCACCTTCATGGGAGTTTATTTGAATCACGCAGTACACTCGATCCGTCACTGGTCTACAAAATCAAAGACTGGGAATTGAACATGGGTGACAAATGTGAGCGGGGATCACAACTGAGGCCCAACATTGTCTGGTTTGGGGAAATGGTTCCGCTCATAGAAGTGGCTGCACACTTTGCAGCGACAGCAGATATTTTTTTGGTTGTTGGAACCTCCATGGCAGTTTATCCAGCTGCCGGGCTGATCAATTATGTCGACACCAATATTCCTAAATACATAGTTGATCCGAAAATCCCAGAAGTCGCGCCAATGCCAAACCTTCATCTCATTCCCGAGAAGGCGAGTGCCGGAATGGAGAAGGTCAGGGCTGATCTCTTGAAACTAAAAATTTAG
- the mmcQ gene encoding hypothetical protein produces the protein MTVDDIRSIALKCPHATEDVKWGNDLCFCIAEKMFCVTTLEGEAKTSLKVPDDKFEELCQRPGFIPAPYMARNKWVLIDNSAKLSGKELEGLIKKSYELVKAKLPKKLQEKLK, from the coding sequence ATGACGGTGGATGACATTCGTTCAATAGCTCTCAAATGTCCTCATGCCACTGAAGATGTAAAATGGGGCAACGATCTGTGTTTTTGTATTGCTGAGAAGATGTTCTGTGTCACTACGCTCGAAGGAGAAGCGAAGACCTCCCTTAAGGTCCCGGATGATAAATTTGAAGAATTGTGCCAGCGTCCCGGTTTCATACCGGCTCCTTACATGGCCAGGAACAAATGGGTACTCATCGACAACTCAGCAAAATTGTCGGGGAAAGAATTGGAAGGACTTATAAAGAAATCGTATGAACTCGTGAAAGCTAAGCTTCCAAAGAAATTGCAGGAGAAGCTTAAATAG
- the pfk-1 gene encoding ATP-dependent 6-phosphofructokinase gives MKKILILTGGGDCPGLNAVIRGVAKRARKEKWEVYGSIEAFNGVFNEPQEIVRLTSKRTAGIHVKGGTILKTTNKSNPIKFPVPQPDGSVKFIDRSDELVAKLKKLNFDAVVNIGGDGSQRISKILFDKGIPVIGVPKTIDNDLSATDMTFGFQTAVQIATDSFDKLVTTAESHHRVMIMEVMGRDAGWIALHTAIAGGAEICLIPEIPYDVNKLVKRIELRYNRGRGFANIVVAEGAKPKEGSITASKGEKGSEHVRLGGVAYQLSKQLKDAGCHAEIRETVLGHVQRGGTPSAFDRVLASMFGVKAFEMALSKEFGRMVAFKNNEVTSVSLEEATKEYHTVKKDSYLVKAAKGLGISFGD, from the coding sequence ATGAAAAAGATTCTGATTCTCACCGGGGGAGGTGATTGCCCCGGCCTAAATGCAGTCATCCGTGGCGTGGCGAAACGCGCCCGGAAAGAAAAGTGGGAGGTGTATGGAAGTATTGAGGCATTCAACGGAGTGTTCAACGAGCCGCAGGAAATAGTGAGGCTTACTTCAAAAAGAACAGCTGGCATTCATGTGAAGGGCGGTACCATTTTGAAAACGACTAACAAATCCAACCCTATAAAATTCCCAGTTCCACAGCCGGATGGTTCTGTTAAATTTATTGATCGGTCTGATGAACTGGTTGCTAAGCTCAAGAAACTAAATTTTGATGCAGTAGTGAACATTGGTGGAGACGGTTCACAACGAATTTCTAAAATACTCTTTGACAAAGGCATCCCGGTGATTGGTGTTCCAAAGACGATCGATAATGACCTCTCCGCTACCGACATGACTTTTGGATTTCAAACAGCTGTACAAATTGCAACAGACAGCTTTGACAAATTAGTAACCACTGCTGAAAGCCATCATCGTGTGATGATCATGGAAGTAATGGGACGCGATGCGGGATGGATCGCACTTCACACTGCAATTGCGGGAGGAGCAGAGATCTGTTTAATACCGGAGATTCCTTATGATGTGAATAAATTGGTGAAGCGGATAGAACTACGTTACAATCGCGGTAGAGGTTTTGCCAACATTGTTGTAGCTGAGGGAGCAAAACCGAAAGAGGGCTCAATTACAGCCTCGAAAGGAGAAAAAGGTTCTGAACACGTCCGGCTGGGGGGAGTTGCTTATCAACTTTCGAAACAACTAAAGGATGCAGGTTGTCACGCAGAGATTCGTGAGACCGTTCTTGGCCATGTACAGCGTGGAGGAACACCCTCCGCTTTCGACCGGGTTCTGGCTTCCATGTTTGGAGTTAAGGCCTTTGAGATGGCATTGAGTAAGGAGTTTGGCCGGATGGTGGCATTCAAAAATAATGAGGTCACTTCAGTTTCATTGGAGGAAGCAACAAAAGAATATCACACCGTAAAAAAGGATTCTTATCTCGTGAAAGCAGCCAAAGGTTTAGGCATCAGTTTTGGAGATTAA
- a CDS encoding restriction endonuclease subunit R: MYQLNLPPLSPSIKKEDGKVWIFDGIRKKYIVLTPEEWVRQHFINFLITEKNYPKSLFRVEGSLTYNKLQKRSDILVFGRNGKPWMLIECKSPVIKLNQKAFNQVAVYNMTLGAKYLAVTNGMAHFVCEAATPGGEAKFLDNFPEFES, from the coding sequence ATGTACCAACTCAATCTTCCTCCACTTAGTCCTTCAATTAAAAAGGAAGATGGCAAAGTATGGATTTTTGACGGCATTCGGAAAAAGTATATCGTTCTTACACCGGAAGAATGGGTACGACAACATTTTATTAATTTTCTGATCACGGAAAAGAATTATCCAAAATCATTATTTCGCGTTGAGGGGAGTCTTACTTACAACAAACTTCAAAAACGATCTGATATTTTGGTGTTTGGGAGAAACGGAAAACCGTGGATGTTGATCGAGTGCAAGTCACCCGTCATTAAACTAAATCAAAAAGCATTTAACCAGGTAGCGGTTTATAACATGACCTTGGGAGCAAAATACCTCGCGGTCACCAACGGTATGGCACATTTTGTTTGCGAAGCAGCAACCCCGGGAGGTGAAGCTAAATTCCTTGATAACTTCCCTGAGTTTGAGAGTTGA
- a CDS encoding RNA methyltransferase, with translation MAYNEKLADRIREQLLGTRGVIEKKMFGGVAFMWKDKMFCGVMKEDMMVRVLEENYDDLVERPHARPMDFMKTRTMRGLLYVSLDGLKTETQLATWIAIGKEYVEKTPPKKKPAKKKTKSK, from the coding sequence ATGGCGTACAACGAAAAACTTGCTGATCGGATACGCGAGCAACTCCTCGGTACGAGGGGAGTGATTGAGAAGAAAATGTTTGGTGGCGTGGCCTTTATGTGGAAAGACAAAATGTTTTGCGGGGTCATGAAAGAGGACATGATGGTTCGTGTCCTTGAAGAAAATTACGATGACCTGGTAGAACGGCCCCATGCTCGCCCTATGGACTTTATGAAAACCAGGACTATGCGTGGATTGCTTTACGTAAGCCTGGATGGATTGAAAACGGAAACACAACTGGCGACATGGATTGCCATCGGAAAAGAATATGTGGAGAAAACTCCTCCAAAAAAGAAACCGGCTAAAAAGAAAACAAAGTCCAAATGA